Proteins from a genomic interval of Musa acuminata AAA Group cultivar baxijiao chromosome BXJ1-9, Cavendish_Baxijiao_AAA, whole genome shotgun sequence:
- the LOC103997226 gene encoding polygalacturonase-like, protein MAPALSFLHRMMLCVFFLATAMASYNISDYGAKPDGRTDSAKPFLNAWAAACNSTEPAAIYVPAGHFLISQATFKGPCKNNATMIFVDGTLIAPSAYGAATNWLLFEYVQGLSIFGGTIDGQGQAFWAFRKAGRRCPQGAMQQHPETGRDHHRPGHSPNTDGIHIQKSSNVAVIDTGIETGDDCIPMGEGSTNDWIEKIDCGPGHGISIGSLGGTTSEAGAQNITVTSVAFSGTENELRIN, encoded by the exons ATGGCACCAGCACTGAGCTTTCTTCACAGGATGATGCTGTGTGTCTTCTTCCTTGCAACAGCAATGGCAAGCTACAACATATCAGACTACGGGGCCAAGCCCGATGGCCGGACTGACTCAGCTAAGCCTTTCCTAAATGCATGGGCCGCCGCCTGCAATTCCACCGAGCCTGCAGCCATCTACGTGCCCGCCGGCCACTTCTTGATCAGCCAAGCCACGTTCAAGGGTCCCTGCAAGAACAACGCGACCATGATCTTCGTCGACGGGACTCTCATCGCGCCCTCTGCTTACGGCGCTGCCACAAACTGGTTGCTGTTTGAGTACGTTCAGGGACTGTCCATCTTCGGAGGCACCATCGACGGCCAAGGTCAGGCCTTTTGGGCTTTCAGGAAGGCCGGCCGGAGATGTCCTCAGGGCGCCATG CAGCAGCATCCAGAAACAGGGCGCGACCATCACCGCCCCGGCCACAGCCCCAACACCGACGGCATCCACATCCAGAAATCGAGCAACGTGGCCGTGATCGACACCGGCATAGAGACCGGCGACGACTGCATCCCCATGGGCGAAGGATCCACCAACGACTGGATCGAGAAGATCGATTGCGGCCCAGGACATGGAATCAG CATCGGCAGCCTGGGCGGCACGACGTCGGAGGCCGGAGCGCAGAACATCACGGTGACGTCGGTAGCGTTCTCGGGGACAGAGAACGAGCTTCGGATCAACTAA
- the LOC135592381 gene encoding uncharacterized protein LOC135592381, producing the protein MESSEQGQASMSYNQASQQFSSSNQSGQVNLPPIFPSPSALNWGSQERLSAERTLAQTRMQVPVPVILGSQQFYSMVNQSIQIQPSYRNLTLMPTSVGLGQISLSNRQVLGTQSSLNTQPTMSANLAALPSSSIYKRPTLIRAPSKVQSVLPMNMGSQLSSTNKRPAQLEPPRKVQSESFESVRSKLRESLAASLAMESDRQHKQEIAEKCTSSDASSTIPKVTTPMVELNSEAKSASSDKSALETVQNQAGDLPSKENASTDILLARSEVDGLQPKDILLQKEVSNDNSLVKDELLQGHGLCWVSNHGVGTVDNSANHDHDRKRLKMTNEQETADKETTVRNAGQLAFRIEAELFRLFGGVNKKYKEKGRSLLFNLKDRNNPELRERVLSGAIAPERLCTMTIEELASEELSQWRLAKAEELVQMVVLPDSDVDLRRLVRKTHKGEFQVEVEQAESFPVEVELGPSVLSQVPLKPNKEVKTHSSLVPSKPSKEVKTQSKSNHKSDEPKAFKRRPSARKIDSADQNLPGDIEILSEKADLMQELMVDELKDPELLPPVVSLDEFMQDLDSEPPFGNLSVDSLQEVSLEPEEASESDSVEHKQNAASGSLGSKSDSSRGGSPSKQLLSQEGKQLKLDSADATSKDPTTTNPEKVDVECLKIDDNVKSGSVDIQLDTCLPEVASMSDKIWEGSIQLNVSAFATVIGFFRSGEKTSTQEWPSFLEIKGRVRLDAFEKFLKELPLSRSRAIMIAQFRWKEGSPESGRLNLLEIIDSYIADERVGFAEAAPGVELYFCPPHSRTTDMLEKLLPKEHAEALPTIATTDLISLVVWRRPHSTISPRLYSHHKHGSSKKQHSSRKQQSQPLPPEDYADDDVPPGFGPGEYDDLPEFDFVHGSSQTSKPAASVTRPHVLAPARPVDQIRELIHKYGHTESVKKPPFDVRPWNDAHEDDDDIPEWKPQYDHRLQPETLTSSQPPPPPTQFHTYQQPTFQSLHVNHQILPVSPLPNPHASLYQPVGLQPPLLSQILVMPTSLNMPPGWQQSPLLPLSGGPADITLAAANAWQTSHYNAQVNADGRVYSLPNVGGAAQNVMGWRPDVFGSRGM; encoded by the exons ATGGAGTCATCAGAGCAGGGGCAAGCCTCTATGTCCTATAATCAGGCATCACAGCAGTTTTCCTCCAGCAATCAGTCTGGACAGGTTAATTTACCTCCCATCTTTCCTAGTCCGTCTGCTCTTAATTGGGGATCACAAGAGAGGTTATCAGCAGAGAGAACCTTGGCTCAAACTAGGATGCAAGTTCCTGTGCCCGTGATACTAGGGTCTCAGCAGTTTTATTCTATGGTTAACCAATCCATACAGATCCAACCATCATATAGAAACCTTACTCTGATGCCTACCTCTGTTGGCTTGGGTCAGATATCGTTGTCAAATAGACAGGTTCTGGGTACACAATCATCACTTAACACCCAACCAACTATGTCTGCTAATCTTGCTGCACTGCCATCCTCATCTATATACAAGAGGCCTACCCTGATTCGTGCACCATCCAAGGTTCAGAGTGTTCTGCCCATGAATATGGGTTCACAattgtcatcaacaaataagCGCCCAGCACAGTTGGAGCCACCTCGAAAGGTCCAATCCGAATCATTTGAGTCTGTAAGGTCAAAGCTACGGGAGTCATTGGCTGCATCACTGGCTATGGAGTCTGACCGGCAGCATAAACAAGAAATTGCAGAAAAGTGTACTTCTAGTGATGCTTCGAGCACGATACCAAAAGTAACAACTCCAATGGTTGAGTTGAATTCAGAAGCTAAAAGTGCTTCTTCAGATAAATCTGCTCTGGAAACTGTTCAAAATCAAGCTGGTGATTTACCTTCTAAAGAAAATGCAAGCACTGACATTTTGTTAGCAAGGTCTGAAGTCGATGGTCTTCAGCCCAAGGATATATTGTTACAGAAGGAAGTGTCAAATGATAACTCTTTAGTTAAAGATGAACTTTTGCAGGGTCATGGACTCTGCTGGGTGTCTAATCATGGTGTTGGGACTGTAGACAATTcagcaaatcatgatcatgatagaAAAAGACTCAAAATGACAAATGAACAGGAAACAGCTGATAAGGAGACAACAGTAAGAAATGCAGGACAGCTGGCATTTAGGATAGAAGCAGAACTGTTTAGATTGTTTGGAGGAGTTAATAAGAAATACAAAGAGAAGGGTAGGTCCTTGTTGTTCAACTTAAAAGATCGTAATAACCCAGAGTTAAGGGAACGTGTATTATCTGGTGCAATTGCACCAGAACGTCTTTGCACCATGACCATCGAGGAACTTGCTTCAGAGGAACTTTCACAATGGCGATTGGCTAAAGCAGAAGAGCTTGTGCAGATGGTTGTACTGCCAGATTCGGATGTTGATTTAAGGCGCTTGGTGAGGAAAACTCATAAAGGTGAGTTTCAAGTTGAAGTTGAACAAGCAGAGAGCTTCCCGGTGGAGGTTGAACTTGGACCGAGTGTCCTCTCACAAGTTCCTTTGAAACCTAACAAAGAAGTTAAAACACACTCGTCTCTAGTTCCTTCGAAACCAAGCAaagaagttaaaacacaatcaaaatccaatcataaGTCTGATGAACCTAAGGCATTCAAAAGAAGGCCGTCAGCCAGGAAAATTGATTCTGCTGATCAAAATCTCCCTGGCGATATTGAAATCCTTAGCGAGAAGGCTGATCTTATGCAAGAACTCATGGTGGATGAATTGAAAGATCCAGAGTTGCTACCTCCAGTAGTTTCTCTAGATGAGTTCATGCAAGACCTTGATTCCGAACCTCCATTTGGAAACCTGTCAGTGGATTCTTTACAGGAAGTTTCCTTGGAGCCTGAGGAAGCTTCTGAATCAGACAGCGTGGAACATAAACAAAATGCTGCATCCGGAAGCTTGGGATCAAAGTCAGATTCTTCACGAGGTGGCTCTCCTTCCAAGCAGCTTTTGTCACAAGAAGGCAAGCAACTAAAGTTGGACTCTGCAGATGCCACATCTAAAGATCCTACTACAACCAACCCTGAAAAGGTGGATGTGGAGTGTTTGAAAATTGATGATAACGTGAAATCTGGTTCTGTTGATATTCAGTTAGATACCTGTCTTCCTGAAGTTGCATCAATGAGTGATAAAATATGGGAAGGTTCAATTCAGTTGAATGTTTCTGCATTTGCTACAGTGATTGGCTTCTTTAGAAG TGGTGAGAAAACATCGACACAGGAATGGCCTAGCTTTCTTGAGATAAAGGGGAGAGTGAGACTAGATGCTTTTGAAAAGTTCCTTAAAGAGCTTCCTTTGTCTCGAAGCCGTGCAATCATG ATTGCACAGTTTCGTTGGAAAGAGGGATCTCCTGAGAGCGGACGATTGAACCTGCTTGAG ATAATTGACTCGTACATCGCGGATGAGAGGGTAGGATTTGCAGAGGCCGCCCCAGGAGTGGAGCTGTACTTCTGCCCGCCGCATTCAAGGACGACGGACATGCTCGAGAAGCTCCTCCCAAAGGAGCACGCCGAAGCACTTCCGACCATTGCCACCACGGATCTCATCAGCTTGGTCGTATGGAGAAGGCCCCATTCCACGATATCACCTCGGCTCTACTCCCATCACAAGCATGGCAGTTCTAAGAAGCAGCACAGCTCAAGAAAACAGCAATCCCAGCCGCTGCCGCCTGAAGACTATGCGGACGATGACGTACCACCCGGCTTCGGCCCCGGAGAATACGATGACCTTCCCGAGTTTGATTTTGTTCATGGCAGCTCGCAGACATCTAAACCTGCTGCCTCCGTGACCCGCCCCCATGTGTTGGCACCGGCTCGGCCGGTAGATCAAATTAGAGAACTGATACATAAATATGGGCACACCGAAAGTGTCAAGAAACCTCCCTTTGATGTACGCCCTTGGAATGACGCCCATGAAGACGACGATGATATCCCTGAATGGAAGCCTCAATATGATCATCGGCTGCAGCCAGAAACACTTACGTCTTCacaaccaccgccaccaccaacaCAGTTTCATACTTACCAGCAGCCTACTTTTCAGTCTCTCCATGTAAACCATCAAATCCTACCAGTGTCACCGTTACCCAATCCTCATGCTTCGCTTTACCAGCCTGTGGGCCTGCAGCCACCTCTGCTTTCTCAGATTTTAGTGATGCCGACCTCCTTAAACATGCCGCCCGGGTGGCAGCAGTCCCCGCTGCTGCCGCTCTCGGGTGGACCAGCTGATATAACACTGGCTGCAGCCAATGCATGGCAGACTTCTCACTACAACGCGCAGGTCAACGCCGATGGCCGGGTGTACAGCTTGCCCAACGTAGGAGGAGCTGCGCAGAATGTGATGGGTTGGCGGCCGGATGTCTTCGGAAGTCGGGGGATGTAA
- the LOC135594462 gene encoding disease resistance protein RPS2-like, producing MISIFRSFLRCFIRACRYIILCREFLDSLAVEIYELKSKREDVERDVVKARRGGKQPRSQVMWWLDRVESLESKFAKISTEFERRLMLPGNLAPNVWSSYRLSSSADEMIAEVRYLKSKGSFDQVADEVFPDRFEEVPSSPTVGMDLVLEQLRRVLEDDAEGVVGIYGMGGVGKTALLSRFHNEFLADATHLDVVIFIDACRGLGVDRIQRMIGDRLGLSRKNRGSQEEKAATLFRILNKMRFVLILDGVCRSLDLRTVGVPIPKRRSKCKIVLATRNEDLCDQMGAKKKIKVEALPWDAAWKLFTETAGEEMIDSHPGIRRQAEILVRKCGGLPLALIAVARALASKRSLEEWKHAVAIMNSDPAQLPGIAEHVLRPLKLSYDLLPDDTSRSCALHFALYREGCRLHQNLLQECWIGEGILGDFEDVEEANNRACYLLGVLSAASLIDRVDANGYTRMHPVIRATVLWIACECGKKENRWFVREREGLTDAPDAETWAGATRLALGDNEIAVLPEAPQCPDLVSLKLKNNLGLEKIPDGFFGFMPSLAVLDLHSTSIKELPPGIGNLVGLQFLELCGTKLKSLPKELGALTKLKYLGLNWTVDLASIPDGLIRDLGQLRVLRMIVSYRSWKAGSSGDGVDMGELEALNRLRILDITVGTAAALDRLAQSRRLAPATVALLIKSCRGLSSIELPSVMGQNMKRLKWLRASHSKELEDVVIGGGGGGGLENLVLEHLLKAKIVWRGSHGQNLRGLYIYGCNGMEQLIYHKEDEETEDGRASGGVAVVPFPNLTEIALRGLPELKRVSEERKMLVFPSLESMEVAECPKLKKLTLVAEKLREIKCQRSWWDQLEWEEEDDATKSAFQLIMKPLQ from the coding sequence ATGATCTCCATCTTCCGCTCCTTCCTCCGTTGCTTCATTCGAGCATGCAGATACATCATCCTCTGCAGAGAGTTCCTCGACTCTCTAGCGGTGGAGATCTACGAACTCAAAAGCAAGAGAGAGGATGTCGAGAGAGATGTCGTCAAAGCTAGGAGAGGGGGGAAGCAGCCGAGGAGCCAAGTCATGTGGTGGTTGGACCGGGTGGAATCCCTCGAGAGCAAGTTCGCTAAGATCAGCACAGAATTCGAGCGAAGGTTGATGCTTCCAGGAAATCTTGCGCCAAATGTTTGGTCGAGCTATCGGCTCAGCAGCAGTGCCGATGAGATGATTGCCGAGGTACGCTATTTGAAGAGCAAAGGATCCTTCGACCAGGTCGCTGACGAAGTGTTCCCCGATCGATTCGAGGAGGTGCCGAGTTCACCGACTGTGGGCATGGACTTGGTTCTGGAGCAGCTGCGTCGGGTCTTAGAAGATGATGCCGAAGGCGTCGTGGGAATCTACGGCATGGGCGGCGTCGGTAAGACGGCACTGTTGAGCAGATTCCACAACGAGTTCCTCGCTGATGCGACCCATCTCGACGTGGTCATCTTCATCGATGCATGTAGAGGTCTGGGCGTCGATCGCATTCAGAGAATGATTGGGGATCGTTTGGGCTTGTCAAGGAAGAACAGGGGATCGCAGGAGGAGAAAGCTGCAACCCTGTTCAGGATCCTCAACAAGATGAGGTTCGTACTGATACTGGATGGCGTTTGCCGTTCTCTGGACCTTCGAACGGTGGGAGTTCCCATTCCCAAGCGGAGATCGAAGTGCAAGATCGTACTGGCGACGCGAAACGAAGATCTCTGTGACCAGATGGGCGCGAAGAAGAAGATCAAGGTAGAAGCCTTACCATGGGATGCGGCCTGGAAGCTGTTCACGGAGACGGCAGGCGAGGAGATGATCGATTCCCACCCGGGAATCCGGCGGCAAGCGGAGATTTTGGTGAGGAAATGCGGTGGCTTGCCGCTCGCACTCATCGCCGTCGCGCGAGCTCTGGCGAGCAAACGATCTCTCGAGGAGTGGAAGCATGCGGTGGCGATCATGAACAGCGACCCGGCCCAGCTTCCAGGCATCGCAGAGCATGTGCTTCGTCCCCTCAAGCTCAGCTACGATCTGCTGCCCGATGACACATCGAGATCCTGCGCCTTGCACTTCGCCTTGTACCGGGAAGGCTGTCGCCTTCACCAGAACTTGCTCCAAGAATGCTGGATCGGCGAGGGAATTCTGGGCGACTTCGAAGACGTCGAAGAGGCCAACAACAGAGCGTGCTACCTCCTCGGAGTTCTGAGCGCGGCTTCGTTGATCGACAGAGTCGACGCAAATGGCTACACCAGGATGCACCCGGTGATCCGTGCCACGGTCTTGTGGATAGCTTGCGAGTGCGGGAAGAAGGAGAACAGATGGTTCGTGCGAGAAAGGGAAGGGTTGACGGATGCACCGGACGCGGAGACGTGGGCAGGTGCGACGAGACTAGCGCTGGGGGACAACGAGATAGCCGTGCTACCTGAAGCCCCCCAGTGTCCTGATCTCGTCTCCTTGAAGCTCAAGAACAATTTGGGTCTCGAGAAGATACCTGACGGCTTCTTCGGGTTCATGCCATCACTCGCGGTCTTGGACCTTCACTCCACTTCCATCAAGGAGCTTCCGCCCGGGATCGGCAATCTGGTTGGGCTGCAATTCCTCGAGCTCTGTGGAACCAAGCTCAAGTCGCTACCCAAGGAACTGGGAGCTCTGACCAAGCTGAAGTACTTGGGATTGAACTGGACGGTCGATCTCGCCAGCATTCCCGACGGGCTCATCCGTGACCTCGGTCAACTGCGAGTCCTGCGGATGATCGTGAGCTACAGGTCGTGGAAGGCCGGCTCGAGTGGCGACGGCGTGGACATGGGGGAGCTGGAAGCGCTGAATCGACTGCGAATACTGGACATCACGGTGGGAACAGCTGCGGCACTGGACAGGCTGGCGCAGTCGCGGAGGCTGGCGCCGGCTACCGTGGCGCTGCTGATCAAAAGCTGCAGAGGCTTGAGCAGCATCGAGCTGCCGTCGGTTATGGGGCAGAACATGAAGCGACTGAAATGGCTTCGGGCATCGCATTCGAAGGAGCTGGAGGATGTGGtgatcggcggcggcggcggcggaggactgGAGAATCTGGTTCTTGAGCATCTGCTGAAAGCTAAGATCGTGTGGCGAGGGAGTCACGGCCAGAATCTTCGTGGCCTCTACATATATGGCTGCAACGGGATGGAACAGCTGATCTACCACAAGGAGGACGAAGAAACCGAGGATGGCAGAGCTTCGGGGGGTGTCGCCGTCGTCCCTTTTCCCAACCTCACGGAGATTGCTCTCCGCGGGCTTCCGGAGCTGAAGAGAGTGAGCGAGGAGAGGAAGATGCTGGTGTTTCCCTCACTGGAGAGCATGGAGGTGGCGGAGTGCCCGAAGCTGAAGAAGCTGACGCTGGTGGCGGAGAAGCTGAGAGAGATCAAGTGTCAGAGATCATGGTGGGATCAGCTGGAATGGGAGGAGGAAGATGATGCGACCAAGTCCGCGTTCCAGCTGATCATGAAACCGCTGCAGTGA
- the LOC103996771 gene encoding leucine-rich repeat receptor protein kinase HPCA1 codes for MASPCIWRHCSWSRRLAHHRCLVFLLGFLTQMLVVTSDTDSQDAAALNALATLWKNTPSNWRSSDPCGDNWVGISCNDESRVTSISLSSLGLKGTLTGDIQYLTELQALDLSYNKGLTGGLPSSIGSLSKLVNLILVGCSFSGEIPPEIGSLSLLTFLSLNSNSFTGSIPSSIGNLSNLYWLDLADNKLSGTIPVSPGLDSLTQTKHFHFGMNQLSGTIPRNIFSSDMQLIHVLFDNNNLTGSIPPTLGLVETLEVLRLDKNSLTGPVPSNLNNLTKVAELHLANNQLTGPLPNLTGMSALSFVDMSNNSFDESDVPSWFSTLPSLTSLYLEYSRIGGQIPPAIFNYSPLQTVRLKGNRFNGSFDVSAIENSQLELIDLQDNNISSIVLGGGYSKKLILVGNPACDQHDDLSYCKIPQLSVPPYSTPQNCVPVVCASDQNLSPNCSCAYPYTGTLYFRSPSYSDLQNTTYYHILERELKASFLKEVPVDSVSLNNSFVNSFNNLEMNLQVFPSGKTRFSEVDVSNLGFMLSNQTFKPPSKIFGPFYFIGQAYPAAPEIATSKKSNHLPVIIGAAAGAAALALVFIGCVAFVITQRRKVKRTSQRRQASGSWDFTKGSSSSSIPQLKGARHFSFNDVKKYTNNFSEANEIGDGGYGKVYKGVLSNGQLVAVKRAQEGSTQGVLEFNTEVELLSRVHHKNLVSLAGFCFDQDEQILVYDYVPNGTLKESLSGKSGVRLDWKRRLRVALGAARGLAYLHELASPPIVHRDIKSSNILLDENLNAKVSDFGLSKPLGDEKKGHVSTQVKGTMGYLDPEYYMTQQLTEKSDVYSFGVLLLELVTAKKPIEHGRYVVREVRCTMDESKDLYGLHELIDPALGLGNRLGGFEKFVELAMKCVEESGIGRPTMGEVVKEIENIMKLAGMNPNADSASNSMSYAGAGRSSVRHPYSNEPFDYSGTAPSSRPEPK; via the exons ATGGCATCCCCATGCATCTGGAGACACTGCAGTTGGAGCAGGAGGCTAGCGCATCACAGATGTTTAGTTTTTCTCCTTGGCTTTCTCACTCAAATGTTGGTGGTGACTTCAGACACCGACAGTCAAGATG CTGCTGCTCTGAATGCCCTTGCCACGCTGTGGAAGAACACCCCATCCAATTGGAGAAGTTCCGATCCTTGTGGTGACAATTGGGTTGGTATAAGTTGCAACGACGAATCACGTGTAACCTCCAT AAGTCTATCCAGCTTGGGACTGAAAGGAACACTTACAGGAGACATCCAGTATTTGACCGAGCTGCAAGCTTT GGATTTGTCTTACAACAAGGGTTTGACTGGTGGCCTTCCATCATCAATTGGGAGTTTGAGTAAACTTGTAAACCT GATACTTGTTGGCTGCAGTTTCTCTGGTGAAATACCACCCGAGATAGGCTCTCTTTCACTCTTGACCTTTTT atccttgaaTTCTAATAGCTTCACCGGAAGCATACCTTCTAGTATTGGCAATCTGTCAAATCTTTATTGGCTCGATTTAGCTGACAACAAGCTTAGTGGGACAATCCCAGTCAGTCCGGGTCTGGATTCATTAACTCAAACCAAACACTT CCATTTTGGAATGAATCAACTTTCTGGAACCATCCCAAGAAATATTTTCAGCTCCGATATGCAACTAATACATGT GTTGTTTGATAATAATAATCTCACAGGATCCATCCCTCCCACTTTGGGACTTGTTGAAACTCTAGAGGTCTT ACGTTTGGACAAGAATTCATTGACTGGGCCTGTTCCATCTAATCTCAACAATCTTACTAAAGTTGCAGAATT GCATCTAGCAAACAACCAATTGACAGGTCCTTTGCCAAATCTAACAGGAATGAGTGCACTCAGCTTTGT GGATATGAGCAACAACTCCTTTGATGAATCTGATGTTCCATCATGGTTCTCTACCCTCCCCTCTTTAACATCATT ATATCTGGAATACTCAAGAATAGGAGGGCAGATTCCACCAGCAATATTCAACTATTCACCATTACAGACTGT GAGGCTGAAAGGTAACCGTTTCAATGGCTCTTTTGACGTTTCAGCAATTGAAAACAGTCAGCTAGAACTGATTGATTTGCAGGACAATAACATATCTTCCATAGTACTTGGAGGAGGATACAGTAAGAAACTTAT ACTTGTGGGGAATCCAGCCTGTGACCAACACGATGATCTATCCTACTGCAAAATTCCACAACTATCTGTTCCTCCATATTCAACTCCACAGAACTGTGTGCCAGTTGTTTGTGCTTCAGATCAGAACCTCAGTCCTAATTGTAGTTGTGCATATCCATATACAGGCACTCTTTATTTCAGATCTCCTTCGTATTCAGACCTTCAGAATACCACTTATTACCATATCTTGGAACGGGAACTAAAAGCTTCATTTCTAAAAGAGGTTCCTGTAGATTCTGTGTCTCTTAATAACTCTTTTGTGAACTCCTTTAACAATCTGGAAATGAATTTGCAAGTCTTTCCAAGTGGCAAAACACGTTTTAGTGAAGTAGATGTTTCTAATCTTGGCTTTATGCTAAGCAATCAAACTTTCAAGCCTCCAAGTAAGATTTTTGGGCCATTCTACTTCATAGGACAAGCATACCCTGCTGCACCTG AAATTGCAACaagtaagaaatcaaatcacctGCCTGTGATTATTGGAGCAGCAGCTGGAGCAGCAGCACTTGCTCTAGTATTTATTGGTTGTGTGGCATTTGTCATTACACAGAGAAGAAAAGTGAAAAGAACTTCACAGAGAAGACAGGCTTCTG GATCCTGGGACTTCACaaaaggcagcagcagcagcagcattccGCAGTTAAAAGGTGCAAGACATTTTTCATTCAATGATGTAAAGAAGTACACTAATAACTTTTCAGAAGCCAATGAGATTGGAGATGGTGGATATGGAAAG GTTTACAAAGGAGTACTCAGTAATGGTCAACTTGTTGCTGTCAAAAGGGCACAGGAGGGTTCCACACAGGGTGTGCTTGAATTTAACACTGAAGTAGAACTACTTTCAAGAGTTCACCATAAGAACCTTGTTAGTTTGGCTGGTTtctgctttgatcaagatgaacaGATACTGGTCTACGATTATGTTCCAAATGGTACACTGAAAGAAAGCTTATCAG GGAAATCTGGAGTCCGTTTAGATTGGAAAAGGAGGCTCAGAGTTGCCCTTGGTGCAGCTAGAGGTCTTGCTTACCTGCATGAGCTTGCTAGTCCTCCCATAGTACATAGAGATATTAAATCCAGCAACATCCTTCTGGATGAAAATTTGAATGCAAAAGTTTCTGATTTTGGACTTTCTAAGCCACTCGGAGACGAGAAAAAGGGTCATGTTAGCACACAAGTGAAAGGAACCATG GGCTACTTAGATCCTGAATATTACATGACTCAACAGTTGACCGAGAAGAGTGATGTGTATAGCTTTGGGGTCTTATTACTGGAGTTGGTAACTGCAAAGAAACCTATAGAGCATGGCCGCTATGTTGTAAGAGAAGTAAGGTGTACGATGGACGAGTCAAAAGATTTGTATGGCCTTCATGAGCTCATCGATCCTGCACTTGGTTTGGGCAACAGACTTGGTGGGTTTGAGAAATTTGTCGAGTTGGCAATGAAATGTGTTGAAGAATCAGGAATTGGCCGACCCACCATGGGTGAGGTGGTGAAAGAGATTGAGAACATTATGAAGTTGGCTGGCATGAACCCAAATGCTGATTCTGCATCCAATTCCATGAGTTATGCAGGTGCAGGCAGAAGCTCTGTTCGGCATCCATATAGCAATGAGCCCTTCGACTACAGTGGCACTGCACCTTCTTCCAGACCAGAACCCAA GTGA
- the LOC103996772 gene encoding uncharacterized protein At3g28850-like yields MGCISSKLLAAADLGEELLFSGDANPAAGECPNHFVSLTSTTYGALSLDRGDDGASIPDGPAGTEVEPEAATKVERGRPSPSPHLDEKRTVAEEERPSEVIDARELMGDLADETPSRSPSQRKRPLKPSPPAHRSPAVRAVFSPVMPRRWFAGKENTPLRSEPKRSDLDAHRISKAFRSLDNTPWAGLASAISKKCTPNSTGSKKSERDSGNSRSRRSLVPLFDPELVAFFEKEHHQEGEQTKKVVHGKVCDSVLLLQSYEEKCPRGGENIVVLYTTTLRGIRKTFEDCNTVRSLFESYSVHIVERDISMDSGYREELRVLMGKKEVKVPVVFIKGRCVGGTEEVLRLEEEAKLGLILEGLPRATKWCEGCGGLRFVMCMGCNGSCKVLDSEKKKVKCGECNENGLIHCPMCC; encoded by the coding sequence ATGGGCTGCATCTCCTCCAAACTCCTTGCCGCCGCGGACCTCGGCGAAGAGCTCCTATTCTCCGGCGACGCCAACCCCGCGGCCGGCGAATGCCCCAACCACTTCGTCTCCCTCACCTCCACCACCTACGGCGCCCTCAGCCTCGACCGCGGCGACGATGGAGCCAGCATCCCGGATGGGCCTGCAGGGACGGAAGTAGAACCGGAAGCAGCCACGAAGGTGGAGCGGGGGCGGCCGTCTCCCTCTCCCCATCTCGATGAAAAGAGGACCGTGGCGGAGGAGGAGCGCCCCTCCGAGGTCATCGACGCGCGGGAGCTAATGGGGGACCTCGCCGACGAGACCCCCAGCCGGTCCCCGTCGCAGAGGAAGAGGCCGCTGAAACCATCCCCGCCCGCTCACCGGTCGCCAGCGGTGAGGGCTGTGTTTTCGCCTGTCATGCCAAGGAGGTGGTTCGCCGGCAAGGAGAACACCCCGCTGCGGTCGGAGCCCAAAAGGTCCGATCTTGACGCCCACCGTATCTCTAAAGCCTTCCGTTCCTTAGACAACACACCGTGGGCCGGCCTTGCCTCGGCTATCTCGAAGAAATGCACTCCCAACAGCACAGGGAGCAAGAAATCGGAGAGGGATTCCGGTAATTCGAGGTCTAGGCGGAGTCTGGTTCCCTTGTTCGATCCGGAGCTTGTCGCTTTCTTCGAGAAAGAACACCACCAGGAAGGTGAGCAGACCAAGAAGGTGGTGCACGGTAAGGTCTGCGATTCCGTTCTTTTGCTTCAGTCCTACGAGGAGAAGTGCCCCAGAGGAGGGGAGAACATCGTGGTCCTGTACACCACCACGCTCAGGGGAATCAGGAAGACCTTCGAGGACTGCAACACGGTCAGGTCCTTGTTCGAGTCCTACAGCGTCCATATCGTGGAGagggacatctccatggactcagGGTACAGGGAGGAGCTGCGGGTGCTGATGGGGAAGAAGGAGGTGAAGGTCCCAGTTGTTTTCATCAAGGGCAGATGCGTCGGTGGCACAGAGGAGGTCCTGAGACTGGAAGAAGAAGCGAAGTTGGGGCTGATATTGGAGGGTCTCCCAAGAGCGACGAAGTGGTGTGAGGGCTGCGGCGGGTTGCGGTTCGTGATGTGCATGGGCTGCAATGGCAGCTGCAAGGTGTTGGATTCCGAGAAGAAGAAAGTGAAGTGCGGTGAGTGCAATGAGAATGGCTTGATTCATTGCCCCATGTGCTGCTGA